Proteins encoded together in one Hevea brasiliensis isolate MT/VB/25A 57/8 chromosome 16, ASM3005281v1, whole genome shotgun sequence window:
- the LOC131174775 gene encoding probable terpene synthase 8 isoform X2 — translation MTTQAKSEQENFRPSANFPSSVWGCSFASLSFQDSEFESLCKEVEIFKEKVKDILMQSTRGLIENIEFIDILCCLGVSYYFENEIEEQLNHIFIALPTFLHENDYDLHVAALLFRILRQHGHKVTCDNDGRFKKTITNDVKSLLGLYEASFLSVHGEDILDEALAFTKPYLETLAEQASPHLAEHIKNSLVWPIHQSMERLKIHQYISFYEKEESRNETLLKFAELDYNRIQLLYRQELDILSRWSGDLNVMHKYPYTRDRIVEAYVWALGCICEPQFGASRLMIAKYVQMETVLDDTYDAYGTLDELYRFTAAFERCNFDGIDDHLPGYMKYLYKDFLKLFEETENDGNEGSSLKTSYAKEMFKELTRGYIIEAQWAKNGYVPAFDDYVQNGLIVSTCDVLASAFLLGMKDVGIKEMVWIRSNPKIVNSAKLLGTLKNDIAGHEEEQKRGDSPSSVECYMKEFGVSKEKAVREIDKIFVNAWKDINEELLLQPRRVSKIILRYFLNFGRMSEFLYKFLDFYTNPSSMKDYVTKLLVDPFSI, via the exons ATGACCACTCAAGCCAAAAGTGAGCAAGAAAATTTTCGTCCATCGGCAAACTTTCCGTCTAGCGTTTGGGGTTGCTCTTTTGCTTCCCTATCCTTCCAAGATTCG GAGTTTGAATCACTTTGTAAAGAGGTGGAAATATTTAAAGAAAAGGTGAAAGATATATTAATGCAATCTACAAGAGGATTAATCGAAAATATTGAATTTATTGATATATTATGCTGCCTTGGAGTGTCATATTATTTTGAGAATGAAATTGAAGAACAATTAAACCATATTTTCATTGCTCTTCCCACTTTCCTCCATGAAAATGACTATGACCTTCACGTTGCGGCGCTTCTATTTCGGATCTTAAGACAACATGGTCATAAAGTGACTTGTG acaatgatggACGGTTCAAGAAAACCATCACCAATGATGTGAAAAGCCTCCTTGGCTTATACGAAGCTAGCTTTCTAAGTGTGCATGGAGAAGATATTTTAGATGAAGCCCTTGCTTTTACAAAGCCATACCTGGAAACTCTAGCTGAGCAGGCAAGCCCCCATCTTGCTGAACATATAAAGAATTCTCTGGTGTGGCCAATCCATCAAAGCATGGAAAGACTAAAGATTCACCAATATATATCCTTTTACGAAAAAGAGGAGTCTCGCAATGAAACTCTGCTGAAGTTTGCAGAGTTGGACTACAATCGAATTCAATTATTATATAGACAAGAGCTAGATATTCTCTCAAG GTGGTCGGGAGACTTGAATGTTATGCACAAGTATCCTTATACAAGAGATAGAATTGTGGAGGCCTACGTATGGGCACTTGGATGCATTTGCGAACCTCAGTTTGGTGCTTCTCGGTTGATGATTGCTAAGTATGTGCAAATGGAGACAGTGCTAGATGACACATACGACGCATATGGAACACTGGATGAGCTCTATCGTTTTACAGCTGCATTTGAAAG GTGCAATTTTGATGGTATTGATGATCACCTACCTGGGTACATGAAATATCTTTACAAGGATTTTTTGAAACTTTTTGAAGAGACGGAGAATGATGGCAATGAAGGAAGCTCTTTGAAAACCTCTTACGCCAAGGAGATG TTTAAAGAACTGACAAGAGGCTACATAATTGAGGCACAGTGGGCAAAAAATGGGTATGTGCCAGCATTCGATGATTATGTACAGAATGGATTAATCGTAAGCACTTGTGATGTCCTTGCTTCAGCATTCCTCCTTGGAATGAAGGATGTAGGGATTAAGGAAATGGTATGGATACGAAGTAACCCAAAAATTGTTAACTCTGCCAAGTTACTTGGAACTTTGAAGAATGACATAGCAGGCCACGAG gaGGAGCAAAAGCGGGGAGACTCTCCTTCAAGTGTGGAGTGCTACATGAAGGAATTTGGTGTGTCAAAAGAGAAGGCTGTTAGAGAGATTGATAAAATATTTGTAAATGCATGGAAGGACATAAATGAGGAACTACTTCTTCAGCCAAGACGTGTTTCAAAGATTATTCTCAGGTATTTTCTCAACTTTGGACGCATGTCAGAATTTCTTTACAAGTTCCTTGATTTCTACACCAACCCATCAAGTATGAAAGATTATGTCACAAAATTATTGGTTGATCCATTTTCAATATAA
- the LOC131174775 gene encoding probable terpene synthase 8 isoform X1, with amino-acid sequence MTTQAKSEQENFRPSANFPSSVWGCSFASLSFQDSEFESLCKEVEIFKEKVKDILMQSTRGLIENIEFIDILCCLGVSYYFENEIEEQLNHIFIALPTFLHENDYDLHVAALLFRILRQHGHKVTCDVFNKFKDNDGRFKKTITNDVKSLLGLYEASFLSVHGEDILDEALAFTKPYLETLAEQASPHLAEHIKNSLVWPIHQSMERLKIHQYISFYEKEESRNETLLKFAELDYNRIQLLYRQELDILSRWSGDLNVMHKYPYTRDRIVEAYVWALGCICEPQFGASRLMIAKYVQMETVLDDTYDAYGTLDELYRFTAAFERCNFDGIDDHLPGYMKYLYKDFLKLFEETENDGNEGSSLKTSYAKEMFKELTRGYIIEAQWAKNGYVPAFDDYVQNGLIVSTCDVLASAFLLGMKDVGIKEMVWIRSNPKIVNSAKLLGTLKNDIAGHEEEQKRGDSPSSVECYMKEFGVSKEKAVREIDKIFVNAWKDINEELLLQPRRVSKIILRYFLNFGRMSEFLYKFLDFYTNPSSMKDYVTKLLVDPFSI; translated from the exons ATGACCACTCAAGCCAAAAGTGAGCAAGAAAATTTTCGTCCATCGGCAAACTTTCCGTCTAGCGTTTGGGGTTGCTCTTTTGCTTCCCTATCCTTCCAAGATTCG GAGTTTGAATCACTTTGTAAAGAGGTGGAAATATTTAAAGAAAAGGTGAAAGATATATTAATGCAATCTACAAGAGGATTAATCGAAAATATTGAATTTATTGATATATTATGCTGCCTTGGAGTGTCATATTATTTTGAGAATGAAATTGAAGAACAATTAAACCATATTTTCATTGCTCTTCCCACTTTCCTCCATGAAAATGACTATGACCTTCACGTTGCGGCGCTTCTATTTCGGATCTTAAGACAACATGGTCATAAAGTGACTTGTG ATGTTTTTaacaaattcaaagacaatgatggACGGTTCAAGAAAACCATCACCAATGATGTGAAAAGCCTCCTTGGCTTATACGAAGCTAGCTTTCTAAGTGTGCATGGAGAAGATATTTTAGATGAAGCCCTTGCTTTTACAAAGCCATACCTGGAAACTCTAGCTGAGCAGGCAAGCCCCCATCTTGCTGAACATATAAAGAATTCTCTGGTGTGGCCAATCCATCAAAGCATGGAAAGACTAAAGATTCACCAATATATATCCTTTTACGAAAAAGAGGAGTCTCGCAATGAAACTCTGCTGAAGTTTGCAGAGTTGGACTACAATCGAATTCAATTATTATATAGACAAGAGCTAGATATTCTCTCAAG GTGGTCGGGAGACTTGAATGTTATGCACAAGTATCCTTATACAAGAGATAGAATTGTGGAGGCCTACGTATGGGCACTTGGATGCATTTGCGAACCTCAGTTTGGTGCTTCTCGGTTGATGATTGCTAAGTATGTGCAAATGGAGACAGTGCTAGATGACACATACGACGCATATGGAACACTGGATGAGCTCTATCGTTTTACAGCTGCATTTGAAAG GTGCAATTTTGATGGTATTGATGATCACCTACCTGGGTACATGAAATATCTTTACAAGGATTTTTTGAAACTTTTTGAAGAGACGGAGAATGATGGCAATGAAGGAAGCTCTTTGAAAACCTCTTACGCCAAGGAGATG TTTAAAGAACTGACAAGAGGCTACATAATTGAGGCACAGTGGGCAAAAAATGGGTATGTGCCAGCATTCGATGATTATGTACAGAATGGATTAATCGTAAGCACTTGTGATGTCCTTGCTTCAGCATTCCTCCTTGGAATGAAGGATGTAGGGATTAAGGAAATGGTATGGATACGAAGTAACCCAAAAATTGTTAACTCTGCCAAGTTACTTGGAACTTTGAAGAATGACATAGCAGGCCACGAG gaGGAGCAAAAGCGGGGAGACTCTCCTTCAAGTGTGGAGTGCTACATGAAGGAATTTGGTGTGTCAAAAGAGAAGGCTGTTAGAGAGATTGATAAAATATTTGTAAATGCATGGAAGGACATAAATGAGGAACTACTTCTTCAGCCAAGACGTGTTTCAAAGATTATTCTCAGGTATTTTCTCAACTTTGGACGCATGTCAGAATTTCTTTACAAGTTCCTTGATTTCTACACCAACCCATCAAGTATGAAAGATTATGTCACAAAATTATTGGTTGATCCATTTTCAATATAA